The proteins below come from a single Etheostoma spectabile isolate EspeVRDwgs_2016 chromosome 4, UIUC_Espe_1.0, whole genome shotgun sequence genomic window:
- the LOC116688316 gene encoding bactericidal permeability-increasing protein — protein sequence MFLCCWLPLVALIPMTLGTNPGVEVRLTEKGLEYGRQLGMASIQQKLKTIKVPDISGSQKVSPIGKVQYSLSNLQIVDVGLPKSALDLVAGTGVRLSIGNAFLHLHGNWRVKYMKIIKDSGSFDLNVNDLTIATSIAIKSDETGRPVVSSVSCKAAVGSASIKFHGGASWLYNLFKDFIDKALRNALQKQICPLVADAVSDLNPRLKTLNVVAKVDQYAEIEYAMVSSPTVSNSSIDLSLKGEFYNIGKHQEPPFSPAAFSLPSQINNMLYIGVSVFTANSAAFVYNTAGALGLYITDDMIPHGFPIRLNTRTFGDFIPQIAKRFPGLMMKLLVKTVKNPVISFEPNNVTVQTTGTVTAYAIQANTTLSPLFVLNLETSVSAKLFVTEMRLAGAVTLNKMTLTLGKSYVGEFQVKSLHCILQMVLKVVVIPIVNVELAKGYPLPTLGKMKLVNTQLQVLKDYILIGTDVQFVG from the exons ATGTTCCTGTGCTGTTGGCTGCCTCTCGTGGCGTTAATACCTATGACTTTAGGCACCAATCCTGGGGTAGAGGTCAGGCTTACAGAAAAAGGCCTGGAATATG GCAGACAACTGGGGATGGCTTCGATCCAGCAGAAACTTAAAACCATCAAAGTCCCAGATATATCAGGGTCACAGAAGGTGTCTCCCATTGGCAAGGTCCAGTACAGCCTGTCGAA TCTGCAAATCGTGGATGTGGGATTACCGAAGTCGGCACTGGATTTGGTGGCAGGGACTGGTGTCAGACTGTCCATTGGTAACGCCTTCCTCCACCTGCATGGAAACTGGAGGGTCAAATACATGAAAATAAT AAAGGACAGCGGCTCCTTTGATTTGAATGTCAATGATCTCACTATCGCTACAAGTATTGCCATTAAGAGCGATGAGACAGGCCGACCTGTGGTCAGTAGTGTCAGCTGCAAGGCCGCTGTCGGCAGTGCGAGCATCAAATTCCACGGTGGAGCCAG CTGGCTGTACAATCTCTTCAAAGACTTCATTGATAAGGCTTTACGAAATGCACTGCAGAAACAG ATCTGCCCTCTGGTGGCTGATGCAGTATCTGATTTGAACCCTCGGTTGAAAACTCTCAATG TTGTAGCCAAGGTGGACCAGTATGCAGAGATTGAATATGCCATGGTGTCATCACCCACAGTGTCAAATTCTTCTATAGACTTGAGCTTGAAG GGCGAATTTTACAACATCGGGAAGCATCAGGAGCCTCCGTTCTCCCCCGCAGCCTTTTCCCTGCCGTCCCAGATCAACAACATGTTGTACATCGGCGTGTCGGTCTTCACCGCCAACTCTGCGGCCTTCGTCTACAACACAGCTGGAGCCCTCGGCCTGTACATCACTGATGATATG ATCCCACATGGCTTTCCCATCCGACTCAACACCAGAACGTTCGGAGACTTCATCCCACAG ATTGCCAAGCGTTTCCCGGGTCTGATGATGAAACTGCTGGTGAAGACGGTGAAAAATCCCGTCATCAGTTTTGAACCCAACAATGTGACAGTTCAGACGACTGGCACAGTGACGGCCTACGCTATCCAAGCCAATACCACACTCTCCCCCCTCTTTGTCCTAAACTTG GAGACCAGTGTCAGCGCAAAACTGTTTGTAACAGAAATGAGGCTGGCTGGAGCTGTCACCCTAAACAA AATGACTCTGACCTTGGGGAAAAGTTATGTGGGAGAGTTTCAG GTCAAATCCCTCCACTGCATCCTCCAAATGGTCCTCAAAGTGGTAGTGATACCTATCGTCAATG TTGAACTTGCAAAGGGATACCCACTTCCTACACTTGGAAAGATGAAGCTTGTGAACACTCAGCTTCAGGTCCTAAAG gaCTATATTCTGATTGGGACAGATGTTCAGTTCGTGGGCTGA
- the cdk5rap1 gene encoding mitochondrial tRNA methylthiotransferase CDK5RAP1, with product MQSLRKPLFTIPQHWTPLRCIQPRHCSKLANTSVTPRERKTTVNKFKSQISSGPSFQDFIKGVSVNKPCAADEEHYDKHSYLSQDLEMGNSRKVYFETYGCQMNVNDTEIAWSILQRKGYQRTADLSEADVVLLVTCSIREKAEQTIWNRLQQLTAMKKRRLKTHTPMKIGILGCMAERLKTELLEREKLVDVLAGPDAYRDLPRLLTVADGGHQASNVLLSLEETYADIMPVHHAPHGYSAFVSIMRGCDNMCSYCIVPFTRGKERSRPVSSILDEVRMLSDQGVKEVTLLGQNVNSYRDTSEEQFCGSDVTKLSQGFKTVYRSKQGGLRFSDLLDRVSRIDPDMRIRFTSPHPKDFPDEVLHLIAERGNICKQIHLPAQSGSNKVLEAMRRGYTREAYLDLVENIRSIIPEVSLSSDFISGFCGETEDDQQQTLSLIRQVGYNVGFLFAYSMRKKTHAFHRLQDDVPAEVKQQRLEECIRVFREEAARVNAALIGSTQLVLVEGESKRSAKDLCGRTDGNMKVIFPKEDVAVHPLESNTASINAGDYLLVKILSANSQSLRGRALSHSSLRGTAQHSETLPRHQLGEHVASDTTMIERCS from the exons TTCAGGATTTCATCAAAGGAGTCTCAGTTAATAAGCCGTGTGCTGCAGATGAAGAACACTATGACAAACATAGTTATCTTTCTCAGGACTTGGAGATGGGGAATTCCAGGAAAG TGTATTTTGAAACCTATGGATGTCAAATGAATGTAAACGACACAGAGATAGCCTGGTCCATACTGCAAAGGAAGGGATATCAACGCACAGCTGACTTAAGCGAG GCTGACGTTGTCCTTCTGGTAACATGCTCCATAAG AGAAAAAGCTGAACAAACTATTTGGAATAGACTACAACAACTAACGGCTATGAAGAAGAGACGGTTAAAGACCCACACACCAATGAAAATTGGGATTTTAG GATGCATGGCAGAAAGGCTAAAGACAGAGCTTTTGGAGCGGGAGAAGCTTGTAGACGTTCTTGCTGGTCCAGACGCCTACCGGGACCTCCCCCGCCTCTTGACTGTAGCTGACGGAGGTCATCAGGCAAGCAACGTGCTGCTGTCGTTAGAGGAGACCTACGCTGACATCATGCCTGTACACCACGCTCCTCATGGATACAGTGCTTTTGT GTCCATCATGCGAGGCTGTGACAATATGTGTAGTTACTGCATTGTTCCCTTCACCCGAGGCAAAGAGAGGAGTCGACCTGTCAGCTCCATACTCGACGAAGTTCGTATGCTCTCTGATCAG GGTGTAAAGGAGGTGACTTTGCTGGGTCAGAACGTCAACAGCTACCGAGACACGTCAGAAGAACAGTTCTGTGGCTCCGACGTGACCAAGCTCAGCCAGGGGTTTAAGACCGTCTACAGGAGCAAACAGGGAGGTCTGCGCTTCTCCGACCTGCTGGACCGAGTGTCACGCATCGATCCTGACATGAGGATCCGATTCACCTCCCCTCATCCCAAGGATTTTCCTGATGAG GTTTTGCATCTGATTGCGGAGCGAGGGAACATTTGTAAGCAGATCCACCTTCCAGCCCAAAGTGGCAGCAACAAGGTCCTCGAAGCAATGCGCCGTGG cTACACGAGAGAGGCCTATCTGGATCTTGTGGAGAACATCAGGAGCATTATCCCAG AGGTGAGTCTCAGCAGTGACTTCATCTCAGGCTTCTGTGGTGAAACGGAGGACGACCAGCAGCAGACTCTGTCTCTGATCAGACAGGTGGGCTACAATGTGGGATTCCTCTTCGCCTACAGTATGAGAAAG AAAACCCACGCCTTCCATCGGCTACAAGATGATGTGCCAGCTGAGGTGAAGCAGCAGAGGCTGGAGGAGTGTATCCGTGTATTCAGAGAGGAAGCTGCACGGGTCAACGCTGCTCTCATCGGCAGCACACAGCTTGTCCTGGTGGAGGGA GAAAGTAAAAGATCTGCCAAAGACTTGTGTGGGAGAACCGATGGCAATATGAAAGTCATTTTCCCCAAAGAAGATGTTGCTGTTCATCCTCTAGAATCCAACACTGCATCAATCAATGCTGGCGACTACCTGCTGGTGAAG ATATTGTCGGCCAACTCCCAGAGCCTGAGAGGCCGAGCCCTTAGTCACAGCTCCCTGAGAGGGACAGCGCAGCACTCCGAGACTCTGCCAAGGCACCAGCTTGGTGAACATGTGGCCTCAGACACAACCATGATTGAAAGATGCTCTTGA